Proteins from a genomic interval of Neovison vison isolate M4711 chromosome 4, ASM_NN_V1, whole genome shotgun sequence:
- the FBXO43 gene encoding F-box only protein 43 gives MSERHSSQACPGAGNEVDHPAVNFKHSSFRDFCSTSSFQDSGYNELLQPCNFENADKEFFGEKEKGPTLIHEHPETSNLGLTHTLESPTQKKRFFFSRKENDKTPELCETPKVSGKKRLLRRRLDISFSLLKGDFESQNSSLESSISQVLHLEKNIPGSASSFPRKTSFSPLVTSSLKTEEATSSSQKLRLNFSQQKTSTVDDSKDDCSLFEVECISPIQGNSFKDSITHDLSDSSLFVNDENIYPKLLGSSASGTSYGTNENLCVTPVSSLVANIKFNASQRLSPTAEVRGNISTPEDSGFNSLCLDKSEDSLSDQEGSFRELWKQKRTVKVEDTIKKSRHLRRLRRLSTLQEQSSQSETERDSDLEATPAAASDTSESQLSSYNEILSFKNLSKTPALQLVHELFMRNKRKRFQQTGAHESLEEKDGGQIAILRCVLAGLIGKKMGIEKLDILTELKYRNLKHILAMVLGSLTAENLCSVWKVSRNWREIIVQDKKANRRRKFYISQQKADSEGARVNVEDAATRLHLLNRSALRSVQAQAKIPGLQKGEVSTFSPWGEVLTPIASSSVTPLSSKQEEYVKVAKTLFIDEALKPCPRCQSPAKYQPYKKRGLCSRTACGFDFCVLCLCAYHGSEECSRGAAKPRTRKDALPGSAQSKRNLKRL, from the exons ATGTCAGAGAGACATTCAAGTCAAGCTTGTCCTGGAGCGGGAAATGAGGTGGACCATCCTGCTGTCAATTTCAAACACTCCAGCTTCAGAGACTTTTGCTCCACATCTTCATTTCAAGATAGTGGCTACAATGAGCTGTTACAACCTTGCAACTTTGAGAATGCAGATAAAGAattttttggagagaaagaaaaaggcccAACATTAATCCATGAACATCCTGAAACTTCAAATCTGGGCTTAACTCATACTTTAGAATCTCCAActcaaaaaaagagatttttcttttctaggaaGGAGAATGATAAAACTCCAGAACTTTGTGAAACCCCTAAAGTCAGTGGAAAAAAACGTTTACTGCGTAGAAGGTTGGAcatatctttctctctcctaaAGGGGGACTTTGAATCACAAAATAGTTCCCTAGAAAGTAGTATAAGCCAGGTTCtccacttagaaaaaaatattccaggcAGTGCTTCAAGTTTTCCAAGAAAAACCAGTTTTAGTCCTTTAGTTactagttctttgaaaacagAAGAAGCAACTTCCAGCAGTCAAAAATTGAGACTTAATTTTTCTCAACAGAAGACTTCCACAGTTGATGATTCCAAAGATGACTGTAGCCTATTTGAAGTTGAATGTATATCTCCAATTCAGGGTAATAGTTTTAAAGACTCTATCACACATGACCTTAGTGATAGCAGTCTATTTGTTAATGATGAGAATATATACCCCAAACTTCTGGGCTCCTCTGCTAGTGGAACATCTTATGGAACAAACGAGAACTTATGTGTGACTCCAGTAAGTAGTCTTGTAGCAAACATTAAATTTAATGCCAGTCAAAGGCTCTCTCCTACAGCTGAAGTGAGGGGCAATATTTCAACACCTGAAGATAGTGGTTTTAACTCACTTTGTTTGGATAAATCAGAAGATTCCCTCTCTGACCAGGAGGGTTCTTTTCGAGAACTTTGGAAACAAAAGCGAACGGTCAAAGTGGAGGACACCATAAAAAAGTCAAGACATCTTCGAAGGCTGAGAAGATTGTCCACGCTTCAGGAACAAAGCTCACAatctgagacagagagggacTCTGACTTGGAAGCAACACCAGCAGCTGCTTCAGACACCTCGGAGAGTCAGCTGAGCAGTTACAATGAGATTTTAAGCTTTAAGAATTTATCAAAGACCCCAGCCTTGCAGTTAGTGCACGAGCTCTtcatgagaaacaaaagaaaaagattccaGCAAACTGGTGCTCATGAATCGTTAGAAGAGAAGGACGGGGGGCAAATAGCCATACTACGGTGTGTCCTCGCAGGACTGATTGGCAAGAAAATGGGTATAGAAAAGCTGGACATCttaacagaattaaaatatagaaatttaaaacatattcttGCTATGGTTTTAGGTTCCTTGACTGCAGAAAACCTATGcag TGTTTGGAAAGTGAGCAGAAATTGGCGTGAAATTATTGTTCAAGATAAAAAAGCAAATCGGAGGAGGAAATTCTATATCTCACAACAGAAAGCAGATTCTGAG GGAGCTAGAGTAAATGTTGAGGATGCCGCCACTAGGCTCCATCTTTTAAATCGATCAGCTTTAAGATCCGTGCAAGCTCAGGCTAAGATACCAGGTTTGCAAAAAGGAGAAGTTTCAACATTTTCTCCTTGGGGAGAAGTTTTGACACCTATAGCAAGTTCTTCTGTTACCCCCTTAAGTAGTAAACAGGAAGAATATGTTAAG GTTGCCAAAACACTATTTATTGATGAAGCCTTAAAACCTTGCCCCAGGTGCCAATCCCCTGCTAAGTACCAGCCATATAAGAAAAGGGGACTGTGTAGCCGCACAGCCTGTGGTTTTGACTTTTGTGTGTTATGTTTGTGTGCTTATCATGGGTCTGAAGAATGTAGTAGAGGAGCAGCAAAGCCAAGAACTAGAAAAGATGCTCTTCCAGGAAGTGCCCAGAGTAAGCGGAATTTAAAACGCCTTTAA